TGGTTATCACGAATTAACCGATGCAAAAGAGCAAACTCAGCGCTTCGAACAGGACAAGCTAACGCGCGCAGATTTGGGTTTGGCAGATCGACGATTTGATGAACGGCTAATCAGTGCTCTAGAGCATGGCCTGCCTGAATGCGCAGGCGTTGCTTTGGGTGTGGATCGATTGTTGATGCTGATGTGCCATAAAGCTCATATTACCGAGGTATTGCCGTTTGCCCACACCCGCGCGTGAGCAAACGATTTTCAGTTTGTTTCGTCATTATACTGCTCTAGCCATTCGGATTCGCTCAACGGTTCACAGAGGTGGAATCCTTGCAAATAATCTATTTTCAGATCCACTAGTAGTTGTTTTACCGCGCTGTTGTGGACAAACTCCGCTTGGGTCTTGATGCCTAAAGAGTGGGCGAGACTGTTGATGTGTTGAACCAATTTTCGTAGTTTTTCATCAGTGTCGATGGTTTTGACGATACAGCCATCCAGTTTCAAAATGTCTGGATTAAGGGCAATGAGCTTTTCTAGATTCGAATAACCCGCGCCAAAGTCGTCAATAGCCAACAGTGCGCCCGCTTCGCGAAATTCGTTAATGATCGGACTGATCCATTCATAATCTTTTATGGACTCTGATTCGGTAATCTCCAATGTTAAGCGTCCATTAACGTGGTTGCGTTTAAAAAACTCTCGTAAGGCTTTTAAGGTTGCATAGTGTTTAAAGTCTAAAACAGAGAGGTTTAACGCGACATGGACATTGGGGTAGGTGTTGAGTATACGCTCACACTTCGACAACATGGCGAGGGTTATCTTAGCGTAAAGTTGAGTTTGCTTGATTAAATCTAAAAAGAACGCAGGGCTCACTATTTTGCCGTCGATGCGTGCTCGAAGAAGCGCTTCTGCACCGACTTCTTCGCCTGTTTGGCTGTCATAATACGGTTGGAAGAAAGCCAATATGTCGTCGTTTTCGAGGGCCTTGCGTATTTTTAGAATCCAATCGAGATTTTCTTCTGAGGTCGCATGATCTTGTAAATCACCGTTCCAATAAATGGGCTGATTATTGATTTGAGCAAATCGTCTTGCTTCGCTGGCTTTGATTAAAAGGTGTGCTTGCTCGCAGAGCGGTTCGCCCAGCTCATCAAACGCGGAAGCCATACCAACAGACAAGCTGAGTGTGAGTAAGTGCTCTATTTTGTTTATGGTGGAAAACTCTTGGCTTTCAATATCTTCGGCTAGGTTGCGAAATAATCTGACGATCTTTTTCGGTGCAATGTCACTGTGGATTGAGACCGCAATTTCGTTGGCAGATAAGCGGTAGCAGGTGAATTCAATCCCCACTGAGTTGGTACTTAAGCGGCGTTTTAAATAGTGCGCTAACTGGGCAAATAAATCATCGGCTGTGTTGTAACCATATTGTTGATTAATAAGACGAAAGTTACGAATTCTAAGAACGGCTAGATGAAAAATATCCTCCTTATTACTAAGGCGTCCGAGCAAAGAAAATCGATTGAGTAAGCCAGTTTGTAAATCGTGTAACCAATCATTTCTTGACGTCTCATTATTCGACGCATCATTTTTCGATGTGACATTTGATGAGACAAGAGAGGCGTGCTCTTGTTCAAGATCTTGAAAAGCATTACTGATCAAATTAAACATGGGGGCGAGTGAGTCGTCTTCGTTCGCTATTTGAATGGGTTCCGCTTCGCGCTTTAAACCACAGCCAGATTCGTTGACGGCTAAATAAGTGAGCGCGTGCTGCATGATTCTGGTGCCAAACTGAGTGGTGAAAAATTCACCGAAACAATAGGTGCCATGCAAGGGCAGAACTTGATTTAGCAAACTCAATTTGTCGGTAGGTTGCTCGTCTATAAAATCTTCGCGGCTAATGCAGCTGAAGACAAAAATACTATCCGGCCGCTGCTCATTCAGGTGTTGTATCTTCGGGGTGATAGAATGCAGCGATTGCGCAGGGTGAAAGTAGAGGAACTTTACCGAAGCGCCTTCTGGAAGCGCTTCACTCATAAGAATGCCGCCATCACTTTCCCAGCGTAATGGTACGGCATTAATTTCAACATTATTATGAACGGTGGTGAGCGCAAATCGATTGGCAAGCGTGATACTGATCTTTTCACCATTGGATAAATATCGCTGGTAGATCTGTTGGGCTGGCAAATGGTCGATTTGCTTGATTACCTTACCTTCACTGGCGGTGACAAGCATGCGCCGACCAATGGCGATGTTATCAACAAAAACATCTCGCTGTTGCATTAGGTGTTTGCCGGTAATACCCACAGCTATGGACTGGTTTTGATACAGTTTATCTTGATACAGTACCCAACTGTTCTCATAGTCGAAAATACCAGCACGGCCACCGCTAATGGTTAAATCGTGTTGTTGAGAAACATTGAAAAACTCGTCTTGAATGGCGTCTTTTGAATCCACTAATACAATGTAGACATTGGCTTGTTTTTCTTCTTTTTCTGCCAAAAAGGGGGCGAACAGGCTTTGACCCGATTGATCCGCTTGATTGCCGTCGTACACAGCGCTGTGATGAACCAGATGACTTTTTTCAAAATAGGATAAAATGAGAGTGGCACCATCGCTCTTTACATGGCCATTTGATATGTGTCTTTGGCTTGCCATACCAATGCGACAGGCCTCAGGGAAGCGTTGGGAGAGGTAAATTGCCCACGGTTTGGCTTCTTTTATGGCCAAGGTTCCGTATAGTTGGATTAAATCCGGTGGCTGTACTCCTTCCAGCTTTTGAATGAGGTCGTCGATTGATGGACAATGAATACTGATGGAATGCATTGTTATCCTATTGGTCAATATTTCATAAAATGTGTTCTGTTCATACGCTGTTAGCAAAATGCCTGAAAAGGAATTCGAATACAATGTTAGAAGTGTATATAAACAGAATAGTATAGTAGGACAAGTTTTTGAGTGAAAATAATCGTTTAAGTATCAAATCATTGTATTTAAATAGCCTGAAAAAATACTTATTTTGGCTATATGTCATTGTTTTTATAGTCACTTTATTGGCAATCTGGAAAGGTGGCGAGGCATTAAAAAATCAACAGATCAAGGCGTTGCGCATTGACTCTTTTGAGCAGCTCAATCAGCTTGCCAGTGTATTAGAAAGTGCAATTGCTAAATATCAACATATGCCGACCTTGTTGGCATCGAATGATCGAGTAAAAAAAGCCCTGCGCGATGGCTTCGAGTCGGATATAAATCAACTAAATCGTGAACTTGAACAAATTAACCGTATCACCGAGGCGTCGGACAGTTATATTTTAAACACGGACGGCTTAACCATCGCAGCATCGAATTACCATGAATCGGCCAGTTTTGTTGGGCGAAACTTTGCTTTTAGACCTTATTTTCAAGACGCTATTCAAGGTAAGCCCGGCCGTTATTATGCACTGGGAACCACATCAAATCGCCGTGGCTATTATTTCTCTTATCCTGTTTATGAAGGCGATTCTATTATTGGTATCGCTGTTGTAAAAGTGGATCTTACCCAATTTGAGAAACGCTTTGCTAACCAGCATTATGAGTTTTTATTGTTGGATCCTGATGGCATCGTGTTTAGTAGCTCTCAACCTAATTGGTTGTATCGTGTCTTTGGTGAATTATCTCATGTGGAGTTGCAACGTATAGCGGACTCTCAACGTTATTTAGGCAAATCCATCGAAAAATTGGCGATTGTTTACCAAAAACCCTTTGATGAAAAGTCGCAAATTGTTGATGTGCTAGAAAATACAGTCCTAAATGGTACTGAAGAATTACAACGTTTGTCTTTTTTAAGGATGAGCCGTCCTATTCGCTTATTGGATTTCAAGATATCCATTCTTGCACCACTAAAAACCATTAATGAAGAAATTGCTTTATGGCGGGCTATTTTTGCTGGCGGTGTGACCATTACCGCCTTGTTATTTGGCCTTGCAATGCTTCGTACCCGAATGCTTCGAGAGCGATCCGACGCCAATGAAATGACGCGTCATAACCAAGCTTATATTCGTGAAGTCATCCAAAATACCCAAGCGGGTTTGGTGACCTTGGATCAAAATCATAAAATTGAATCGTTTAATCCTGCTGTGGAAAAGTTGGTTGGTCAGCCCTTAGCGCCTTTGGTCGGACAGCCTTTGAATGTGTTATTCCAATTTGATAAACACGATGAACCGGAATTGTCTTTCCATGATGATTTTCTCGAAGCCGCTAATGATTTGGGCATTAAGGTGCTAACAAGAGAAGGGCGCTTGTGTTATTCCGATCAAACGCCTGTGCCTGTGGAAATGACCTTGTGCGAGATGCAGTTGCCTAATCGCCTTAGTTATTTGGTGACGTTTCACGATATGACAGAGCGCAAACGCTACGAGCAAGAAATTACTCAAGCTAGAATTGAACTAGAAGAGCGAGTACGAGAGCGAACGTTTGAGTTAGAAGGCGCTAATACTCGGCTGCGTAATGAAATTGAAGAGCATAAAGGGACACAGCGGGAGCTTATACAAACTGCCAAATTGGCGGTGTTGGGGCAGCTCAGTGCGGGTATAAATCACGAATTGAACCAACCTTTGACCGCCATTCGGGCTTTTGCGGGTAACGGTTTAAAATTTCTAGATCGTGGACAATACGAACAAGCCCACACCAACTTGCAACACATTAGTCAGTTGGGTCATCACATGGGTGACATCATTGCGCGCTTTAAAGTCTTTGCTCGCAAAGGCGATGTTCATCAAGGTCCTATCGCTGTTCAAACGGCGATTATGGGGGCACTTAAAATTATGAGTCCTCGTTATAAAGAAGTAGACATCGAGCTTGTTGTGACAGAGGACCAAGATTTTATAGTCAATGGTGACATGGTCTTTTTAGAGCAGGTATTAGTGAATTTATTGGCCAATGCCGCCGATGCTATTTTAGAAGAACCCAACAACGAGCGACGCGTTTGTATTGAACAAACGATGAAAGAGAACCACGTTGTTATCTGTGTACAAGACTCTGGTAATGGTTTGAGCGATGACGCTATCAAGCATCTTTTTGAGCCCTTTTTTACGTCAAAGTCGTCGGGCTTAGGATTGGGACTTGGACTGTCGATTAGCCAGCGGATTGTAGAGGCAATGGGTGGACAGATCAGCGCTCAAAACCAAGTAAACGGGGGCGCCAAGTTTTGTGTTACTCTACCGCGCTTTATCCACCATTCTTCCCTATCAAAAACACCTAAAGAGGAACGTTAATGCCCGATAGTAAGCAAGTAATATTGATCGACGATGAGCAAGCCGTTCGTATGGCGATTTCTCAGACATTGCAGCTTGAAGATTTTGATGTTGTGGAATTTCCCACCGCCCAAGGTGTTGTTGAGCGTTTGTCTTTGGATTGGTCTGGCGTCATTGTCAGTGATATTAACTTGCCCGGTAAAAGTGGTTTAGCGTTGTTCGAAGAGGTTAAAAAAATTGATGCTGAAATTCCTTTTATCTTGATTACCGGTCATGGCGACATCAGTATGGCCGTGAGCGCCATTCGTGATGGCGCATACGATTTTATTGAAAAACCGTTCTCTAACGAAGACTTTCTTGACGTGGTTCGTAGAGCGTCAGAAAAACGCCGTTTAACCTTAGAAAACAGAAACTTACGCTTAGAACTTGCCGCTCAAAATGCCCCAGGCCCTCGAATTATTGGCAATACGCCAGGTATTCACCGCCTGCGTCAGGCGTTATTGCATGTGGCGGATACGGGCGCGGACATTCTTATTCAAGGGGAAACTGGCACAGGTAAAGAGCTGGTAGCGCGATATATTCACGAGCACAGTTCTCGCCGTGGTCATACTTTTGTGGCAATAAACTGTGGCGCTGTACCGGATTCCATTATGGAGTCTGAATTATTTGGTCATGAAAAGGGAGCCTTTACGGATGCGAAAACACAGCGTATTGGTAAGCTGGAACATGCGAATGGTGGCACTCTCTTTCTTGATGAAATTGAAAGCATGCCTATGTCGATGCAGATTCGTTTATTGCGAGTGTTGGAAGAGCGTCGTTTAGAACGATTGGGCTCTAACACCGGAATCGATCTTGATTTACGTATTCTCGCCGCGACCAAAGTGGATTTAAAACAATTGAGTGAAGGTGGTACATTTCGCGAAGATTTGTATTATCGTCTTAATGTAGTCCGTGTGGATATTCCGCCGTTACGAGAACGAAAAGACGATATTTCTTTGCTTTGGCAGCATTTTTGTTTGGTGGCGATTGCGCAATATAAGCGTGAATCAGAAGCGCTTTCTGCGGCGCGTATGCACAGTTTATTAAGTTACGACTGGCCAGGTAATGTACGTGAGTTGCGTAACCTTGCTGAGCGTTATGTGCTGATGGGCGAATCGGGCTCTTTTGAGTTTGACCAGATTATCATCAACGAAAACAATCCCGGTGTGATGACCTTGCCTGAGCAATTAGAGCGCTTTGAAAAAACCTTATTGGAGCAAGAACTCATGCGCCAGAAAGGTTCTATAAAAAGCACTATGGACGCTCTCGGTCTACCGCGAAAAACCCTTTACGACAAAATGCGTAAATATGGATTGGACAAAGACATCTATAAGCAATAAAGCGTATCAGCAGTCAGTCAGACGCTTAACGTTTTTGTCTTTTGTGTATGACTAATGAAGGTGAGTTCACTGGGATTTATCGGACTCATTTTGCTACTCTATTCTTCTTATTATTCTGTGAATACCTGCCGTTTATATGACCTTATCTGCTTTATTTTTTGACCAAGTTTCCCCTCATGTTTTTATTATGCTTGTTGCTGTGTCTGGGCTGACCTCTTTCTTTACGGCAAGCTTCGGAGCGGGTGGCGGCGTTATGTTACTTGGCGTGATGGCACAAGTATTACCACCTCAGTTAATTATTCCGCTTCATGGCGTCGCGCAGTTAGGGTCAAACGCGGGTCGCGCGGCGATGAGCTGGCGACACATAGACTGGGCGTTGATTGGTGCTTTTTTACCCGGTGCGTTGCTAGGCGCTTTACTGGGAAGCTTTGTATTAGTGGCTTTGCCTCCGGCGATTATGTACTTAACGATTGCACTGTTTATCTTGTATTTATGTTGGGGACCTAAGCTGCCTAAAATGGTATTGGGGAAATGGGGAACCGCTATGGCGGGTGCTATTACCACGTTTATTACGTTATTTGCTGGTGCCACAGGTCCCTTGGTAGCAGCATTTGTTAAACAAATTCACGCAGATCGTTTTCGCACTGTGGCGACGTTTGCTGCCGCGATGTCACTACAACATATTTTGAAAGTGACGGTTTTTGAGGTGGCGGGGTTTCCGCTAGAAGCTTGGCTACCTTTGTTGGCTTGTATGGTCATCAGTGGTGCGGTGGGAACGTGGGTGGGGCTTAGATTGTTAAAACGTATGCCAGACCGCTACTTTCATCGTATTTTTAATATAGTACTAACTTTAATGGCGTTACGTTTAATTTGGCAGTCGTTTGTTTTACTATAAACAGTAAGCGCCCTACATTAAGATAATAAGTCCGCGCCTAGAATAAATGCTCTTTCAGGTATTTAGACTACAGACTTTTTATTAAAAACCATTAATACATGTCTAATAAAATTGATACCCACACAAAAAAGACTAGAAATAGCGATAGAAAAACAGCAGCAGAGCCTATGTCTTTTGCTCTTCCGCTAAGTTCATTCCAATCATCACCAATTCGATCTACAACGGCTTCAATCGCAGAGTTTAGTAATTCGACTATAACAACTAATAATAAACTCACGATCATCATTATTCGCTCAATATTACTGACGGGAAGCATGAACGCAACGATTGAAAAAATAATACATAATGTGACTTCTTGTCGAAACGCGGCCTCGAACAACCAAGCAGATTTAAACCCTTTCAATGAATATCCTGCTGCATTGATTACTCTGCGAACACCTGTCGTATTTGGTTTCACTTTGACCTCTTTATAATGAATATATGCTATTAAATAATATAATTAAGATTTTTTTAACTAGTTGTTAAAACCAGCAATGCAAATTCCATTACATTGCTGGATGATAATTTGTTACTAGAGCAAAGAATATTTAAACGCTAGTGACGGCAGCGCTGAAAAATATCCAAATCTTTATTATAGGCCTTGGTTTTAACATCCATAATGCCAAGTAAGGAGCTGAAAACATAATCATGAGAAAAGGTGTTTTCCTTGGCTTCATTCTTTAAACAAGATTCATCGATATGCTTGCTCTTCTTGAAGCCTTCAGACATCCAGGTAATAAGTGGCACTGTTGTTTGAGTGGCCGGGGCAAATGCATAAGGCACTCCGTGTAAAAACAAACCGTTTTCTCCTAATGACTCACCGTGATCAGAAATATAAAACAGGGCGGTGTTGTATTCTTTACTCATTTTTTTAAGTTTATCAATTGCTTGGCTAATCACGTAATCGGTATAAACAATAGTATTGTCATAAGTATTGATGATCTGCTCTGTGCTGCAGTTTTCAATATCACTGCGTTGGCAATCTGGTAAAAAATGCTGTTGTTCTTTAGGGTAGCGAAGGTAATATTTGGGTCCATGGCTACCCATGATGTGCATGATCAACATTTTATCTTGGCCAGTCAGTTTAGATACATCTCCCTCGACCCCTTCCAATAAAGCCATATCAAAACAAGTACTACCATTACAATGTTGATTGTTTTTAGCGTGATCTATTTCAATTTTTGTAATGCCTTTAGCGACGTTTTTATCACCACCATCGTTTTCTTTCCATAACAAAGAGATACCAGCACGGTTCAATATATCCAATACATTATCTTGGTTGTTGGCCTGCTTTTTATTGTATGTATCACGTCCTTCTTGAGAAAACATGCAAGGAACAGAAACCGCTGTTGCTGTGCCGCAAGAGTTAACATTTTGGAATGAAATGACGCTTTGCTTTTCAGTGTAGGGATTGGTGTTTTTTGCATAACCATTTAAGGCATAATTTTGAGAACGAGCTGTTTCTCCAAGGATAAAGAAAAGTAATGTCGGTTTTTCATCCACAGTGTTAGTTATCTTTTTGGCGTCTAAGCCAATTTTTTTATATTGAATAGGAGAAGTGAAGTAAGTCTCATTTATGTACTTATAAGTACTGTAAGTGTAATGAGTCGGTATAACCATTTCTCTTAAATGACTATTATTACGTCCGACTGAACTAAAATCTTTGTAGGTAAAAAATAATACAATTCCCAGAATAAGAACAGACAGCGTAATAGCCATAAACTTCTTAAGTATTCCTACACTTGGTTTCATGGGAGCCAAGGCAAGTAATATAGACGGTATAATCCCTGTTATTCCTACCCAAGCTAAAGACTGCAGGCTTAAATAGGTGGCGGCTTCGTTAATGTCTGTCTCGAAGGTGTTCTCTATCATGCCATAGTCTACATTAATGCCGTAAAACAGCATCGCGTAGCTAACCAAACTGGAGCTAATTAACAAAAAGATAAAAAAGGGTTTTGCGAAATAAGGCCAGCACAAAATATTAAATAGGATATTCAATATTAGAAATATAAAGACAGGAATTGCTAACACAAAAATCACATGGACATTGCTTAGTTCCGATAAAATTTTATAAAACTCGAAATATATTGGAATATTGACAACGATGGTGTAATAACACGCTAAAAGACCAGCCAAAGCACTATAAGATAATTGAAAAGGCGTCTTTTCTGATGCGTGATTTTCTTTTTTTTCCATTTGTATTCCTGATGTTAGTGACATAAAGCACACAGGGTAGTCTCAACATAGTGAAAAAAATGTTTACAACGTCATTCAGGATTTTCAGTAGATGTGATGAACGTATTATTTTCTATCGCTGTAATATGACTTCTTTTAATCATCTGTTTACGCCTTTTTTTAAAGTAAAAAAAACGCCCCGAAGGGCGCTGAACTGTATGATCTTTTGTAGAGCTGAAACCATTATTGAACGATTTCTGGCCCCATAATGCTGTACGGTAATGCTGTAGACAGTGCTGGAATGTAAGTAACCAATACCAAGAACACCATCAATACGAGAACGAATGGCATAGCGGCTTTTACCACACGCGCCAAACTCATTCCGGTAATCCCCGACGTAACGAACAGGTTCAAACCGATCGGCGGTGTGATCATACCTATTTCCATGTTAACTACCATGATGATACCTAGGTGAATTGGGTCAACACCCAGTTCCATCGCTATAGGGAACACCACTGGCGCCACGATAACCAATAGGCCAGAAGGCTCCATGAATTGGCCACCAATCAAGAGTAAGATATTCACCGCAACAAGGAAGGTAAACCAGTTAAAGCCAACCCCAAGCATCCACTCGGTGATCATTTGTGGAATACGTTCTGCAGAAAGCGTATGAGCAAACAACAAGGCGTTAGCGATGATAAACATCAGCATGATGGTGGTTTTTGTGCCTTCTAGCATGACTTTACGAGACTCTTCACCGAACAAAGACGGGAAGAAACCACGTAGCATCATAGACAAGTTACGACCCCAAATTGGTAGGCCAGCGGCTAAACATACGCCGATGGATTGTTCCAATTTGCTTGCGCGTTTGTAGACGTAGAAGATCGCTAGCGCGACAGACATGATCGCGCCCCAAACAGCACGGTCACCGCCAGTAATGGTTTCGCTGTCTGCCCAGATAAAGAAAGACATGATTTCCCATACTAGGAAGAACGACACGCCATAAACGGTACCGTTAAAGCCAACACGAGCGTGTGGCGCGTCTTCATCATTCGTCCATGTTTTGCCTTTCAAAGGGCCCATGTCACGATAAACAAATAACGCGATGAACATAGAGTAAACGGCTGCAACGACAGCGGCTTCAGTTGGTGTGAACACACCACCATAAATACCACCCATGATGATAACGACAAGGAACAAGCCCCAACCTGCTTCTTTACCACCACGAATCAAATGACCAAAGCCTTTCCACTCTTCAGCGGGTAGCTTCTTGATACGAGCAACCACGTAGATCGCCAGCATCAACATACCGCCAGCCATCAACCCAGGAATAACCCCCGCCAAGAACATACGGCCAACAGACACGTCAACAGACGCCGCGTACACAACCATGACGATGGATGGCGGAATCAAAATACCTAATGTGCCTGCGTTAGCGATGATGCCAGCGGCGAACTCTTTTGAGTAACCCACTTGCGTCATACCTGCAATAGCAATCGTACCGATGGCCACAACCGTTGCTGGAGATGAACCAGACAATGCCGCGAACATCATACATGC
This genomic stretch from Marinomonas primoryensis harbors:
- a CDS encoding sigma-54-dependent transcriptional regulator; protein product: MPDSKQVILIDDEQAVRMAISQTLQLEDFDVVEFPTAQGVVERLSLDWSGVIVSDINLPGKSGLALFEEVKKIDAEIPFILITGHGDISMAVSAIRDGAYDFIEKPFSNEDFLDVVRRASEKRRLTLENRNLRLELAAQNAPGPRIIGNTPGIHRLRQALLHVADTGADILIQGETGTGKELVARYIHEHSSRRGHTFVAINCGAVPDSIMESELFGHEKGAFTDAKTQRIGKLEHANGGTLFLDEIESMPMSMQIRLLRVLEERRLERLGSNTGIDLDLRILAATKVDLKQLSEGGTFREDLYYRLNVVRVDIPPLRERKDDISLLWQHFCLVAIAQYKRESEALSAARMHSLLSYDWPGNVRELRNLAERYVLMGESGSFEFDQIIINENNPGVMTLPEQLERFEKTLLEQELMRQKGSIKSTMDALGLPRKTLYDKMRKYGLDKDIYKQ
- a CDS encoding diacylglycerol kinase, giving the protein MKPNTTGVRRVINAAGYSLKGFKSAWLFEAAFRQEVTLCIIFSIVAFMLPVSNIERIMMIVSLLLVVIVELLNSAIEAVVDRIGDDWNELSGRAKDIGSAAVFLSLFLVFFVWVSILLDMY
- a CDS encoding ATP-binding protein, coding for MSENNRLSIKSLYLNSLKKYLFWLYVIVFIVTLLAIWKGGEALKNQQIKALRIDSFEQLNQLASVLESAIAKYQHMPTLLASNDRVKKALRDGFESDINQLNRELEQINRITEASDSYILNTDGLTIAASNYHESASFVGRNFAFRPYFQDAIQGKPGRYYALGTTSNRRGYYFSYPVYEGDSIIGIAVVKVDLTQFEKRFANQHYEFLLLDPDGIVFSSSQPNWLYRVFGELSHVELQRIADSQRYLGKSIEKLAIVYQKPFDEKSQIVDVLENTVLNGTEELQRLSFLRMSRPIRLLDFKISILAPLKTINEEIALWRAIFAGGVTITALLFGLAMLRTRMLRERSDANEMTRHNQAYIREVIQNTQAGLVTLDQNHKIESFNPAVEKLVGQPLAPLVGQPLNVLFQFDKHDEPELSFHDDFLEAANDLGIKVLTREGRLCYSDQTPVPVEMTLCEMQLPNRLSYLVTFHDMTERKRYEQEITQARIELEERVRERTFELEGANTRLRNEIEEHKGTQRELIQTAKLAVLGQLSAGINHELNQPLTAIRAFAGNGLKFLDRGQYEQAHTNLQHISQLGHHMGDIIARFKVFARKGDVHQGPIAVQTAIMGALKIMSPRYKEVDIELVVTEDQDFIVNGDMVFLEQVLVNLLANAADAILEEPNNERRVCIEQTMKENHVVICVQDSGNGLSDDAIKHLFEPFFTSKSSGLGLGLGLSISQRIVEAMGGQISAQNQVNGGAKFCVTLPRFIHHSSLSKTPKEER
- a CDS encoding phosphoethanolamine transferase, giving the protein MEKKENHASEKTPFQLSYSALAGLLACYYTIVVNIPIYFEFYKILSELSNVHVIFVLAIPVFIFLILNILFNILCWPYFAKPFFIFLLISSSLVSYAMLFYGINVDYGMIENTFETDINEAATYLSLQSLAWVGITGIIPSILLALAPMKPSVGILKKFMAITLSVLILGIVLFFTYKDFSSVGRNNSHLREMVIPTHYTYSTYKYINETYFTSPIQYKKIGLDAKKITNTVDEKPTLLFFILGETARSQNYALNGYAKNTNPYTEKQSVISFQNVNSCGTATAVSVPCMFSQEGRDTYNKKQANNQDNVLDILNRAGISLLWKENDGGDKNVAKGITKIEIDHAKNNQHCNGSTCFDMALLEGVEGDVSKLTGQDKMLIMHIMGSHGPKYYLRYPKEQQHFLPDCQRSDIENCSTEQIINTYDNTIVYTDYVISQAIDKLKKMSKEYNTALFYISDHGESLGENGLFLHGVPYAFAPATQTTVPLITWMSEGFKKSKHIDESCLKNEAKENTFSHDYVFSSLLGIMDVKTKAYNKDLDIFQRCRH
- a CDS encoding bifunctional diguanylate cyclase/phosphodiesterase, with product MHSISIHCPSIDDLIQKLEGVQPPDLIQLYGTLAIKEAKPWAIYLSQRFPEACRIGMASQRHISNGHVKSDGATLILSYFEKSHLVHHSAVYDGNQADQSGQSLFAPFLAEKEEKQANVYIVLVDSKDAIQDEFFNVSQQHDLTISGGRAGIFDYENSWVLYQDKLYQNQSIAVGITGKHLMQQRDVFVDNIAIGRRMLVTASEGKVIKQIDHLPAQQIYQRYLSNGEKISITLANRFALTTVHNNVEINAVPLRWESDGGILMSEALPEGASVKFLYFHPAQSLHSITPKIQHLNEQRPDSIFVFSCISREDFIDEQPTDKLSLLNQVLPLHGTYCFGEFFTTQFGTRIMQHALTYLAVNESGCGLKREAEPIQIANEDDSLAPMFNLISNAFQDLEQEHASLVSSNVTSKNDASNNETSRNDWLHDLQTGLLNRFSLLGRLSNKEDIFHLAVLRIRNFRLINQQYGYNTADDLFAQLAHYLKRRLSTNSVGIEFTCYRLSANEIAVSIHSDIAPKKIVRLFRNLAEDIESQEFSTINKIEHLLTLSLSVGMASAFDELGEPLCEQAHLLIKASEARRFAQINNQPIYWNGDLQDHATSEENLDWILKIRKALENDDILAFFQPYYDSQTGEEVGAEALLRARIDGKIVSPAFFLDLIKQTQLYAKITLAMLSKCERILNTYPNVHVALNLSVLDFKHYATLKALREFFKRNHVNGRLTLEITESESIKDYEWISPIINEFREAGALLAIDDFGAGYSNLEKLIALNPDILKLDGCIVKTIDTDEKLRKLVQHINSLAHSLGIKTQAEFVHNSAVKQLLVDLKIDYLQGFHLCEPLSESEWLEQYNDETN
- a CDS encoding sulfite exporter TauE/SafE family protein, which translates into the protein MTLSALFFDQVSPHVFIMLVAVSGLTSFFTASFGAGGGVMLLGVMAQVLPPQLIIPLHGVAQLGSNAGRAAMSWRHIDWALIGAFLPGALLGALLGSFVLVALPPAIMYLTIALFILYLCWGPKLPKMVLGKWGTAMAGAITTFITLFAGATGPLVAAFVKQIHADRFRTVATFAAAMSLQHILKVTVFEVAGFPLEAWLPLLACMVISGAVGTWVGLRLLKRMPDRYFHRIFNIVLTLMALRLIWQSFVLL
- a CDS encoding TRAP transporter large permease, which codes for MESIILFSLVLILLFIGLPVGISLGLSSILFITFFSHDSLSSVAISLFGAGQHYTLLAIPFFIIASSYMSTGGVAKRLINFAIASVGHFRGGLAMASVLACMMFAALSGSSPATVVAIGTIAIAGMTQVGYSKEFAAGIIANAGTLGILIPPSIVMVVYAASVDVSVGRMFLAGVIPGLMAGGMLMLAIYVVARIKKLPAEEWKGFGHLIRGGKEAGWGLFLVVIIMGGIYGGVFTPTEAAVVAAVYSMFIALFVYRDMGPLKGKTWTNDEDAPHARVGFNGTVYGVSFFLVWEIMSFFIWADSETITGGDRAVWGAIMSVALAIFYVYKRASKLEQSIGVCLAAGLPIWGRNLSMMLRGFFPSLFGEESRKVMLEGTKTTIMLMFIIANALLFAHTLSAERIPQMITEWMLGVGFNWFTFLVAVNILLLIGGQFMEPSGLLVIVAPVVFPIAMELGVDPIHLGIIMVVNMEIGMITPPIGLNLFVTSGITGMSLARVVKAAMPFVLVLMVFLVLVTYIPALSTALPYSIMGPEIVQ